From Rhodoferax sp. AJA081-3, the proteins below share one genomic window:
- a CDS encoding SPFH domain-containing protein, with translation MEYGVILLIVAVIFGFKAIKVVPQQHAWVVERLGKYNGTLTPGLNFVVPFVDRVAYKHLLKEVPLDIPSQVCITRDNTQLQVDGILYFQVTDAMRASYGSSNYVVAISQLAQTSLRSVIGKLELDKTFEERDIINAQVVQAIDEAALNWGVKVLRYEIKDLTPPKEILHAMQQQITAEREKRALIAASEGRRQEQINIATGEREAFIARSEGEKQAAINNAQGQAAAILAVAEANAQAIERVAAAIRQPGGEQAVQLKVAEQAVNAYSKVAADATTTLIVPSHMAEVATLIGSAMKMTQLPKT, from the coding sequence ATGGAATACGGAGTAATTTTGTTGATCGTGGCCGTGATCTTCGGCTTCAAAGCGATCAAGGTGGTCCCCCAGCAGCATGCTTGGGTGGTCGAGCGACTGGGCAAATACAACGGCACGTTGACACCCGGCTTGAACTTTGTGGTGCCCTTTGTGGACCGCGTGGCCTACAAACATCTGCTGAAGGAAGTGCCGCTGGACATACCCAGCCAGGTCTGCATCACGCGCGACAACACACAGCTGCAGGTGGACGGCATTCTGTACTTCCAAGTGACCGACGCCATGCGGGCCAGTTATGGCTCCAGCAACTACGTGGTGGCCATCTCGCAATTGGCACAGACTTCGCTGCGTTCGGTTATCGGCAAACTGGAACTGGACAAGACCTTTGAAGAGCGCGACATCATCAATGCCCAGGTGGTGCAGGCCATTGACGAGGCGGCGCTGAACTGGGGTGTGAAGGTGCTGCGCTATGAAATCAAGGACCTGACACCGCCCAAGGAAATTTTGCATGCGATGCAACAGCAGATCACCGCGGAACGCGAAAAACGGGCGCTGATCGCCGCATCCGAAGGCCGCCGCCAGGAGCAGATCAACATCGCCACCGGAGAACGCGAGGCCTTTATCGCCCGATCCGAAGGTGAGAAACAGGCGGCCATCAACAATGCCCAGGGCCAGGCCGCTGCCATTCTGGCAGTTGCCGAAGCCAATGCCCAGGCGATTGAACGTGTGGCCGCCGCCATTCGCCAGCCGGGCGGTGAGCAGGCTGTGCAGCTCAAAGTGGCTGAGCAGGCGGTCAATGCTTATTCCAAGGTTGCCGCGGACGCCACAACAACCTTGATCGTGCCCAGCCACATGGCTGAAGTGGCGACCCTGATTGGTTCGGCCATGAAGATGACACAGCTGCCGAAAACCTGA
- a CDS encoding CysB family HTH-type transcriptional regulator yields the protein MNLHQFRFVQEAVRRNLNLTEAAKALHTSQPGVSKAIIELEEELGIEIFARHGKRLKRVTEPGQHVLKSIDLILREIGNLKRIGEQYSAEDSGTLSIATTHTQARYVLPEKVAALRTAYPKVNISLHQGSPDQVARMLIDEVAEIGIATESLADYSELVTLPCYEWQHMLVLPTDHPLARKDRITLEDVALEPLITYHPSFTGRTKIDQAFATRKLTPRIALEAIDSDVIKTYVRLGLGVGIAAEMAVRDVIEDGGKSGLVVRPAGSLFGQNVARVAFKRSAYLRNFVFTFAELLSDRLDRKLIARAMDGHTENYDY from the coding sequence ATGAACCTGCACCAGTTTCGTTTTGTCCAGGAAGCCGTACGCCGCAACCTCAACCTGACGGAAGCCGCCAAAGCCCTGCACACCTCGCAGCCGGGTGTCTCCAAAGCCATCATCGAGCTGGAAGAAGAACTGGGCATAGAAATTTTCGCCCGCCACGGCAAACGCCTCAAACGTGTGACCGAGCCGGGTCAACACGTGCTCAAAAGCATAGACCTGATCCTGCGCGAAATTGGCAACCTCAAGCGTATTGGCGAGCAGTACAGCGCCGAAGACAGCGGCACCCTGTCCATTGCCACCACCCACACCCAGGCCCGTTATGTGTTGCCGGAAAAAGTGGCCGCCCTGCGCACCGCCTACCCCAAGGTCAACATCAGCCTGCACCAGGGTTCACCCGACCAGGTGGCACGTATGCTGATTGACGAAGTGGCCGAAATCGGCATCGCCACCGAATCCCTGGCCGACTACAGTGAACTGGTTACCCTGCCCTGCTACGAATGGCAACACATGCTGGTGCTGCCCACCGACCACCCGCTGGCCCGTAAAGACCGCATCACCCTAGAAGACGTGGCGTTGGAGCCGCTGATTACCTACCACCCGTCCTTCACCGGCCGCACCAAGATCGACCAGGCCTTTGCCACCCGCAAGCTCACCCCCCGCATCGCACTGGAAGCCATTGACTCAGACGTGATCAAGACCTACGTGCGCCTGGGCCTGGGCGTAGGCATCGCAGCCGAGATGGCCGTGCGTGACGTCATCGAAGACGGTGGCAAGAGTGGCCTGGTTGTGCGCCCCGCCGGTAGTCTGTTTGGCCAGAACGTGGCGCGTGTCGCCTTCAAGCGCAGCGCTTATCTACGCAACTTTGTGTTCACCTTTGCCGAGCTGCTGAGCGACCGCTTGGACCGCAAGCTCATCGCCCGCGCGATGGATGGGCATACCGAGAACTACGACTACTGA
- the lptG gene encoding LPS export ABC transporter permease LptG, whose product MKTIRRLLYGEVILAFLLVTLGFVALFYFFDFVEELQAVGKYRSTGYTVAQALLYVALLLPSHLYELLPITVLIGTIFVMARLAQSSEFTILRTSGLGPWRALRALLVLGLGFVVLTFAVGDYVAPMADKTAQLLKSRYQGKVTVGKTGAWLKERQAYSHYAVNVGALAPDGSMRDVRIFEFDNQGILVSMTEGQTARFGRDDSWLLANAEHTEFTNADTNASKVDRKALESFRWPTQISGEMVATAVLRPERMGTLDLFHYMRHLDANGQAAQKYEIQFWKKVFYPLSCLVMVVLALPFAYLHFRSGSVATYVFGGVMAGISFVLLNNVLGDLGALRGWWPWITAALPGLIYSILSLTAFSWLVIRR is encoded by the coding sequence ATGAAAACCATCCGCAGACTTCTTTACGGCGAAGTGATACTGGCCTTCCTGCTGGTCACGCTGGGCTTTGTCGCGCTGTTTTACTTCTTTGATTTTGTGGAAGAGTTGCAAGCGGTCGGCAAATACCGCTCGACCGGCTACACCGTTGCCCAAGCCCTTTTGTATGTGGCGCTGCTGCTGCCCAGCCACCTGTACGAGCTGCTACCCATCACCGTGCTGATTGGCACCATCTTTGTGATGGCCCGCCTGGCCCAAAGCTCGGAGTTCACCATCTTGCGTACCAGCGGCCTGGGGCCTTGGCGGGCCCTGCGTGCGCTGCTGGTGCTGGGCCTGGGTTTTGTGGTGCTGACTTTTGCGGTGGGCGACTATGTGGCCCCGATGGCCGACAAAACCGCGCAACTGCTCAAGTCCCGCTACCAGGGCAAGGTCACCGTGGGCAAGACCGGCGCCTGGCTCAAGGAGCGCCAAGCCTATAGCCACTATGCCGTCAATGTGGGTGCATTGGCGCCAGACGGCAGCATGCGGGATGTACGCATTTTTGAATTTGACAACCAGGGCATCCTGGTCTCCATGACCGAAGGCCAAACCGCCCGGTTCGGCAGGGACGACTCCTGGTTATTGGCGAATGCCGAGCACACCGAGTTCACCAATGCCGACACCAATGCATCCAAAGTGGACCGCAAGGCGCTGGAAAGCTTCCGCTGGCCCACCCAGATCAGCGGAGAAATGGTGGCCACCGCCGTATTGCGGCCAGAGCGCATGGGCACCCTAGACCTGTTCCACTACATGCGGCACCTGGACGCCAATGGCCAGGCCGCGCAAAAGTACGAAATCCAGTTCTGGAAAAAAGTGTTCTATCCCCTGAGCTGCCTGGTCATGGTGGTGCTGGCCCTGCCCTTTGCCTACCTGCATTTCCGATCGGGTAGCGTAGCCACCTATGTATTTGGCGGCGTGATGGCGGGCATCAGTTTTGTGCTGCTGAACAACGTGCTGGGCGACCTGGGCGCGCTGCGCGGCTGGTGGCCGTGGATTACCGCTGCCTTGCCGGGGCTGATTTACTCCATCCTTTCTCTGACCGCTTTCTCCTGGCTGGTCATACGACGATGA
- a CDS encoding DNA polymerase III subunit chi, with protein MTELAFHFGAPDKMAYTCRLLRKAVGSGAKVVVLATPDTAAQLDADLWALSPTEFVPHCVANARDAVRGRSPVVMVTDVQQAPDLADVLVNLTDTVAPGFERFARVIEVVSTDAADRDLARQRWRHYTERGYTIARHDLNLKRAD; from the coding sequence GTGACCGAACTGGCCTTTCATTTCGGCGCGCCCGACAAGATGGCCTACACCTGCCGATTGCTGCGCAAGGCAGTGGGCAGTGGGGCCAAGGTGGTGGTATTGGCAACGCCCGATACCGCTGCGCAGTTGGACGCCGACTTGTGGGCTTTATCCCCAACGGAGTTTGTTCCGCATTGTGTGGCCAACGCTAGGGACGCGGTTCGTGGCCGGTCTCCGGTGGTGATGGTCACCGATGTCCAGCAGGCGCCTGACTTGGCAGATGTACTGGTCAACCTGACCGATACGGTTGCGCCAGGGTTTGAGCGCTTCGCACGGGTCATCGAGGTCGTCAGCACCGATGCCGCAGACCGCGACCTGGCGCGCCAGCGGTGGCGGCACTATACCGAGCGGGGTTACACCATTGCGCGCCACGATTTAAACTTGAAACGTGCGGACTGA
- the lptF gene encoding LPS export ABC transporter permease LptF: MLFHSSIRKELARSFGATLVVLITVVMTMTLIRTLGEAGRGVFNPSDVMIIMGYIVLSQLPIILALCLFIAVLSVLTRMFRDSEMVIWFGSGRGLTSLIRPLFRFAWPILIVIGALAFLILPWAEGRIADMKDRFDKRGDIARMEPGQFQESATGDRVFFIEKDASTTQAGSNVFIATQKDNKETVTSARSGQLKELYGEKFLVLENGQRLEKVAGKPELTVASFSTYGVQVDAPDPSARSFVASGAKGTMELVADPNKAHLAELSWRAGLALAAINFVLIGLAAAGVNPRVGRAANLGFAFGAFIVYFNLLILGKSWIETSQVHFGVYLLALHGGALALALLWLAKRHNNWVFQLPGRARRKPCAAKVAP; the protein is encoded by the coding sequence ATGTTATTCCATTCCTCCATTCGCAAAGAACTCGCGCGCAGTTTTGGTGCCACCCTGGTGGTGCTGATCACCGTGGTGATGACCATGACGCTGATACGCACGCTGGGCGAAGCCGGTCGCGGTGTGTTCAATCCGTCGGATGTGATGATTATCATGGGCTACATCGTGTTGTCCCAGTTGCCTATCATCCTGGCGCTGTGCCTGTTTATCGCGGTGCTCAGTGTCTTGACCCGCATGTTCCGTGACAGTGAAATGGTGATTTGGTTCGGTAGTGGGCGCGGTTTGACCTCGCTGATAAGGCCGCTGTTCCGATTTGCATGGCCCATCCTGATCGTTATTGGAGCGCTGGCCTTTCTGATTCTGCCCTGGGCCGAGGGACGCATTGCAGACATGAAGGACCGCTTTGACAAGCGCGGTGACATTGCCCGCATGGAGCCGGGGCAGTTTCAGGAATCTGCCACTGGCGACCGGGTCTTTTTCATCGAAAAAGATGCCAGCACTACCCAGGCGGGCAGCAATGTGTTTATTGCCACGCAAAAGGACAACAAAGAAACCGTCACGTCGGCACGCAGTGGCCAGCTCAAGGAACTGTATGGCGAAAAGTTCCTGGTTCTTGAGAATGGGCAACGCCTCGAAAAAGTGGCCGGCAAGCCGGAGTTGACCGTGGCGTCCTTTTCGACGTACGGCGTTCAGGTCGACGCGCCCGACCCATCGGCACGCAGTTTTGTGGCGTCGGGCGCCAAGGGCACGATGGAACTTGTGGCCGATCCCAATAAGGCACATTTGGCTGAGCTGTCGTGGCGTGCGGGTCTGGCGCTGGCGGCCATCAATTTTGTGCTGATTGGCCTGGCTGCAGCCGGCGTCAACCCCCGTGTGGGCCGCGCCGCCAACCTGGGATTTGCCTTTGGGGCCTTTATTGTTTACTTCAACCTGCTGATCCTGGGTAAAAGCTGGATAGAGACTAGCCAGGTGCACTTTGGCGTGTATCTGCTCGCATTGCATGGTGGTGCGCTGGCCCTGGCCCTGTTGTGGCTTGCCAAGCGGCACAACAATTGGGTCTTCCAGTTACCCGGTAGAGCCCGCCGCAAACCGTGTGCCGCCAAGGTCGCGCCATGA
- a CDS encoding leucyl aminopeptidase — protein MNFELKAMGLTGVSTEKCDALIVLVPQDFKPGKDDLSTLIAQTLKAGDLETKAGKTLCLYRPVQAHATRVVLVGIGAGAARDVRGSVMSAVAAVKSSTLKKLLVCFAAPAREDAVRAVVTAVADASYAYTTTKSKPEGRTLSKVLVAATNATEVQASFNRATGIVVGAELTKEWANRPANHATPTLLAQAAQELAQHPKITCDVLGPKEVAKLGMGAFMAVAQGSDQPLRFIVLKYNGAAKTKAPTVLVGKGITFDCGGISIKPAAEMDEMKYDMSGAASVLGVFRSLAALKPAINVVGLIAACENLVSGSAVKPGDVVTSMSGQTIEILNTDAEGRLVLCDALTYAERFKPAAVVDIATLTGACVIALGGVRSGLFAAKEELGNALFKAGETAQDGCWRMPLDEEYAEGLKTNFADVANLGGRAGGAIAAAKFLQRFTEKFAWAHLDIAGTAWKSGAAKGATGRPVGLLVEYLMDQAQTK, from the coding sequence ATGAACTTTGAACTGAAAGCTATGGGCCTCACAGGGGTCTCTACCGAGAAATGTGATGCGCTGATTGTCCTGGTACCCCAGGATTTCAAGCCCGGCAAAGATGATTTGTCGACCTTGATCGCGCAAACCCTGAAAGCCGGCGATCTGGAAACAAAAGCGGGCAAAACCCTGTGCCTGTACCGCCCGGTGCAGGCCCATGCCACGCGTGTGGTCCTGGTGGGCATAGGCGCTGGAGCCGCGCGCGATGTGCGTGGCTCGGTCATGTCCGCCGTGGCTGCGGTCAAATCGAGCACGCTGAAAAAACTGTTGGTGTGTTTTGCAGCACCTGCGCGTGAAGATGCGGTGCGCGCAGTGGTGACTGCAGTGGCCGATGCAAGCTACGCCTACACCACCACCAAATCCAAGCCTGAGGGCCGCACCCTGTCCAAGGTGCTGGTGGCGGCCACCAATGCCACAGAAGTGCAGGCCAGCTTTAACCGTGCCACCGGTATTGTGGTGGGCGCAGAGCTGACCAAGGAATGGGCCAACCGGCCTGCCAACCATGCCACACCCACCCTGCTGGCACAGGCGGCCCAAGAGCTGGCGCAGCATCCCAAAATCACTTGTGATGTGCTTGGCCCCAAAGAAGTGGCCAAGTTGGGCATGGGCGCCTTTATGGCCGTAGCCCAGGGTTCTGACCAGCCGCTGCGTTTTATCGTCTTGAAGTACAACGGTGCAGCCAAGACCAAGGCACCCACCGTGTTGGTCGGCAAGGGCATCACCTTTGACTGCGGTGGTATTTCCATCAAGCCCGCAGCCGAAATGGACGAGATGAAGTACGACATGTCGGGTGCTGCCAGCGTGTTGGGCGTGTTCCGTTCACTGGCCGCACTGAAACCCGCCATCAATGTGGTGGGGTTGATCGCCGCCTGCGAAAACCTGGTCAGCGGCAGTGCCGTGAAACCGGGCGACGTGGTGACCAGCATGAGTGGCCAGACCATTGAGATCCTCAACACCGACGCGGAGGGTCGCCTGGTCCTGTGTGACGCGCTGACCTATGCGGAGCGCTTCAAGCCGGCCGCCGTTGTAGACATCGCCACCCTGACGGGTGCCTGTGTGATTGCACTGGGCGGCGTGCGCAGCGGATTGTTTGCGGCGAAGGAAGAGCTGGGCAATGCATTGTTCAAAGCCGGTGAAACCGCACAAGACGGCTGCTGGAGAATGCCGCTGGACGAAGAATATGCCGAAGGCCTGAAGACCAACTTTGCCGACGTCGCCAACCTGGGCGGACGGGCCGGCGGCGCCATTGCAGCAGCCAAGTTCTTGCAGCGGTTCACCGAAAAGTTTGCCTGGGCCCACCTCGACATCGCCGGAACCGCCTGGAAAAGCGGTGCCGCCAAAGGGGCGACTGGCCGACCCGTGGGCCTGCTGGTTGAATACCTGATGGACCAGGCCCAGACCAAGTGA
- a CDS encoding sirohydrochlorin chelatase, with the protein MTPEDTTNQRGIVLFAHGSRDPLWHKPIEAVATHIATLAPQTPVVCAYLELSTPDLATATRALVERGVQAITILPMFLGVGKHAREDLPELVAALRASYPDAHITLKPAVGEDARLVQLMAQIALDGL; encoded by the coding sequence ATGACACCTGAAGACACCACCAACCAGCGCGGCATCGTTCTGTTTGCCCACGGCTCACGCGACCCGCTGTGGCACAAGCCCATAGAGGCAGTGGCCACGCATATCGCCACCCTCGCGCCCCAGACACCCGTGGTCTGCGCCTACCTGGAGCTCAGCACACCTGACCTGGCGACTGCGACCCGGGCACTGGTGGAACGCGGCGTGCAGGCCATCACCATACTGCCCATGTTTCTGGGCGTGGGCAAACACGCACGTGAGGACCTGCCCGAATTGGTTGCAGCGCTGCGGGCCAGCTACCCGGATGCACACATCACACTCAAGCCGGCGGTAGGTGAAGATGCACGCCTGGTGCAATTGATGGCACAAATAGCCCTGGACGGCCTGTAG